TTTTCAGTGGCTGTGGACGGTTCCTCGTTACGAGATTGAATCCATTCGTCCTTCCGCTTCAGCAGCATGGGGAAAGGTTGCAGTTCGCGGAGCACTCGCCAGCATATGTACATTGACTCACATTGCCCAAAGGAACAAATAGAGAACGTACTCGCTTTCGAGTGAGATGAAAACCTGATTTTGAAGAAGGCTTCGAATGGCGCAGAACGGCGCGAACCCCATCATTTGCGATCTTCGAGACCGCATCCAGCATCTCGAAGGCGCGGTGGCTCGCCCTAAAACGGTCCTGCCATTTGGTGTTTCCGAGATCGATGAGCGGCTTCCGGGCGGCGGACTGGCATATGGCGCGATCCACGAATTCGCCGGAGGTGGGGCAGGGTCGGTTGATGGGGCCGCAGCCGCGCTTTTTGTTGCCGGTGTCGCGGCCCGTACCAAGGGCAAGGTGGTTTGGTGTCTCGCTCGCCCTGATCTTTTTGCCCCGGCGCTGGCACAGGTCGGCCTCCACCCTGATCGTGTGATCTATGTCGAAGCGATCCGTGAGGAATATGTCCTCGAAGCCTTCGAAGAAGCCTTGAGGTTCGGAGGGCTTGCAGCTGTCGTCGCCGAACTGGTCCGGTTGCCGATGGTAGCTTCGCGCCGCCTTCAACTTGCCGCCGAAGGGTCCGGGACCATCGGTCTGGTGATCCGACGATGGCGGCGGCAGACCGAGGCCGGAGATTTTGGGCATCCGACAGCTGCGGCAACACGGTGGCGAATATCGGTTCTGCCGTCCGAGCCGCTTCGGGTTCCAGGTATCGGCCGGGCGCGATGGCTGGCGGAACTGATCAGGGTCAAGGCAGGTGAAAGTGCGGATTTTGAAGTAGGTGCATGTGATGCCCAGGGTCGTATCAGTCTTTTTTCCGACGCTGGCAACGGATCGGATCAGACGCGCCGATCCGTCCATACCGGCTGAGAGCCCGCTCGTCGTTGTCGCACGGAGCGGCTCGAAACGCTGGCTGTCGGCCGTCGATCAGAACGCAGCAAAGGTCGGCCTGCACGTTGGCATGGCAGGCGCAAAAGCACAGGCACTTGTCCATGGCCTGCATATGGTTGACGCCGATCCGGCGGCCGATCTTGCTGCACTCGAACGCCTGACGCTCTGGGCGCTGTCTCAATATTCACCGGTTGTGGCAACCGATCCTCCTGATGGCATCGTCATGGACACGGAAGGGGCCGATCATCTGCAAGGCGGCGAAGAGCTGATGCTGTCCGGTCTCGTGAACCGGTTTCTTGCACGCGGTCTGCCAGCACGTGCTGTCATTGCCGACACCTGGGGAGCCGCATTCGGGCTGGCGCGGTCCATGAGGGCTGAGACGAAGGTTATTCCAACATGGAAGACGGCCGACGCTGTTGTACGACTTCCCCTCTCGGCATTGCGGTTGAGTGCCGAGACGATTGTCGGCCTGCGCACGCTCGGGTTCAAAACGGTCGGCGAACTGGCTGCGACACCGCGTGCGCCACTGTCCCTTCGCTTCGGTCCGGAGATCGGCCGTCGTCTCGACCAGATGTTCGGCCGCGT
The nucleotide sequence above comes from Rhizobium indicum. Encoded proteins:
- a CDS encoding ImuA family protein, whose amino-acid sequence is MAQNGANPIICDLRDRIQHLEGAVARPKTVLPFGVSEIDERLPGGGLAYGAIHEFAGGGAGSVDGAAAALFVAGVAARTKGKVVWCLARPDLFAPALAQVGLHPDRVIYVEAIREEYVLEAFEEALRFGGLAAVVAELVRLPMVASRRLQLAAEGSGTIGLVIRRWRRQTEAGDFGHPTAAATRWRISVLPSEPLRVPGIGRARWLAELIRVKAGESADFEVGACDAQGRISLFSDAGNGSDQTRRSVHTG